CATCAGGACGAAGTTGATGAACTCCTGTATCGTGTAGGTCGCGAGCATACCGCTGTCGACTATCGACCTCGAAAGCAGGCTCACCAGAACCGGAACCATTCCGAGGTAGGCGTATGCCACTCCGCCCGCGAAGAGACCCGCGAGTATCAACGCGCGCGAGACATAGAAGAACTTGGAGCCGTCCCCTGATATCACTCCCTCGGATATCAGGACGTTTCTGGAGAGATAGAGTATCACCGGTACGAGTGCGACCACACCCGCTATCAGACTCAGCTTAACCACGAGGAAGACCATCTCGAACGGCTCCAGGAGGACGAGGTTGACCTGACTCTGAAGCGACGACGACATGTACGAGACCGTCTGTTTCTGTATTGTCTCTATTCCAGCATAGAGTAGCCAGTAGAATATACCGCCCGTGACGACTAGGAAGACACCGACTATCTTCGCAGTGTGTGTCTTGAGGGCTCCCGCGACCGAGGAAGCCACGTCTATCAGACCCCGATCCTCTAAGGGCTTCGGCTCTGTGTCCTCCGTGTCTCCACTTTCACTCCCAGTCCCGCCCGAAGCCTCGGACTCCGTCTCCGCCCCTTCGACTACAGTCTCACTGTCACTGCTACTGTCGTCCGACCCCCCGAAGAGTCCAAGACTCGAGTCCTCGTCTTCTTCATCTGAGAGATTACGTCTCATCTCTCTGTCACGTTTGATCTCTCTCGGCGCGACCACTCTTATGACTCCGAGACCCACGAAGTAGATTCCAACTATCGGACCCAGGACGACTAACTGAGTCATCGGATCAGGAGAGGTGATCATAGCCGAGACGAACGCCGCGACTACGGTGAAATGTCTCCACTTCGACTTGAGAAAGTCGTAGGTCGTAATTCCCGACTTGACAGCGAACGTCATAGCCAGCGGCAGCTCCGCAGCGAAGCCGAATATCGCCGAGTAGGCGAGTACGAAGGTCACGAACTTCGATATACGGTAGGTCGGCTTGATACCCTGCTGTATAGCCGCCTGGGAGACGAAACGGAATATGAACGGCAGCATGAAGAAGTAGGCATATGCCACGCCGCCGACGAAGAGAGCTACCACGGAGACACCGAAGACGGTGAGTGTCTTCTTGTTGGGTATATCGCTCGGGTTCGGTAGCACACCTCTCTCCTTGAGCGGCTTCCTGCCGTAGTAGACAACCAGAGGTAGAACGAGTACTGCGCCCGCGATCATACCGATCTTCGCCTGGAGAAGTATGACCTCGAAAGGCTCGACATAGACTATCCTGACGCTCTCGACGAGAGCCAACTGCTTACTCTCGATGGCTTCGAAGAGGTAGACACGTAGAAAGGCTATCGTCGCCAGCATCCCGATCAGGAAAGTCACGACTATCTTGATGAGATGCTTCCGCGCCGAGTCGGCGACTTCGGCTACCCCGTTGTAGAGAACCTCCGCGCTCAGATCGTCAGCCATTATCCGAGTTAGTTTCTTGTGCTTATCAACTCTTTCGGCTCCAAGGGGGGATGCACAAGGTATAAACCCTGCTGATAATTACTATATGTACCACAGATGCCGCCCGAGGACGAGGAACTACCGCTGACAGCCCATATCGAGGAGATGGTGAGACGCCTCCTCGTAGTCCTCTTCGTGATATCGGTAGGGATGCTCGTAGTCTTCTACTTCTCGACCGAGATGATAAAGACGATCTGGTACAACTTCCTCCCCAACACTGAGATACGTGTCTACAAGCCGTTCGGACTCATACTCACGAGGCTCAAGTTCAGTGGTATGGCGGGAGTAGCCGCGGCGATACCCGTCCTAGTCTACGAGACCTTCGCATTCATGAAGCCGGGTCTCTACCCCAACGAGCGACGGTACTACATCGCCGTAGTCCCCGTCTCCGTCGTACTCGTTGGACTCGGTCTAGTCTTCTCGTACTTCGTGGCTCTCCCCGTCGTCTTCGACTACTTCCTGAGGTACTCCGAGCCAGTCGCCGACTCGGGACTCGGACTCTCCGAGACATTCAGCCTTATACTTCTCCTGTCTCTCGGACTCGGCGTAGTCTTCCAGATACCCCTCCTGATATTCCTCGCGGTCAAGATGAACGTCACCTCGCGCGACTGGCTAGCCTCGAAGAGGATAGTAGTCTGGCTCTCCTTCCTGAGCATAGCCTTCGTATTCGCGCCCGACCCGACGGGAATGGCGGCGGTCGTCGTCGCGGGAACTATGGTCGCTCTCTTCGAAATCACACTCTTCCTCCTGAGGTTCACGTCGGGCTCTGACTCCGAGAAGACCTCCGAGGCGTCGGGAGCGTGACCCTCGACTCGTCATACGATACGGTACGATCCGATGTCTGACCGGACTCGGAATGACAGACATTAATGTGAGACGGGACTAAGAGCCACCAATGACACGTATCGTTATAGTTGACAACGGAGGACAGTTCACACATCTCGAAGGCAGGGCGATGCGCGATCTGGGAGTCGAACACGATATAGTCGACAACTCGGTTCCGTCCAAGAACGTCCTCACCGACGACCCCGACGGCATAATCCTCAGCGGCGGACCCTCTATCGAAGAGGCGGGGAACTCGCGCGACTACCTTTCGCCCGACGTACAGGTTCCCGTCCTCGGAATCTGTCTCGGTCACCAGATAATAGCCGACGAGTTCGGAGGGGTAGTCGGCGAGGGGGACTATGGAGGTTTCGCCGATGTCGAGGTCGAGATACTCGAAAAAGAGGGTCTGTTCGAGGGATTCGACGACAGTATATCGACGTGGGCGTCCCACGGCGACGAGGTCAAGGAGCTACCCGACGACTTCGTCAAGACTGCGACGAGTGAGATCTGTGAGATAGAGGCTATGCGCCATGAGTCTCTTCCCTTATACGGAGTACAGTGGCATCCCGAGGTGTCACACACAGAGATGGGTCTCGAAGTATTCGAGAACTTCGTCTCTCTGTGTGAGTAGAGAACCCGAAAGAGGGAACAGGAATTTATTACTCGAAGTACAAGACTGAGTATGGACGACAGACGCAGAAGAAACTTCCTCCGTATAGCGGGTGCCGTAGGAGCCGCCTCGGTCGCTGGATGTACAGGAATGACAGGTGGGGGCGGTTCTGAGACAGAGGCTTCTGACTCCGGGTCTGGATCTGGTTCTGAATCTCAGTCCGATGCGACAGAGACATTCGAGAGCCACTCGTCGACAAACGGAATACAAGACGAGCCCTACCTCGGAGACTCGCCGTCCGAGACACAGGCGG
The genomic region above belongs to Candidatus Afararchaeum irisae and contains:
- a CDS encoding twin-arginine translocase subunit TatC, with amino-acid sequence MADDLSAEVLYNGVAEVADSARKHLIKIVVTFLIGMLATIAFLRVYLFEAIESKQLALVESVRIVYVEPFEVILLQAKIGMIAGAVLVLPLVVYYGRKPLKERGVLPNPSDIPNKKTLTVFGVSVVALFVGGVAYAYFFMLPFIFRFVSQAAIQQGIKPTYRISKFVTFVLAYSAIFGFAAELPLAMTFAVKSGITTYDFLKSKWRHFTVVAAFVSAMITSPDPMTQLVVLGPIVGIYFVGLGVIRVVAPREIKRDREMRRNLSDEEDEDSSLGLFGGSDDSSSDSETVVEGAETESEASGGTGSESGDTEDTEPKPLEDRGLIDVASSVAGALKTHTAKIVGVFLVVTGGIFYWLLYAGIETIQKQTVSYMSSSLQSQVNLVLLEPFEMVFLVVKLSLIAGVVALVPVILYLSRNVLISEGVISGDGSKFFYVSRALILAGLFAGGVAYAYLGMVPVLVSLLSRSIVDSGMLATYTIQEFINFVLMISFVFGFIAEMPAVMYVLVSTKVARFETLKSKWREFTVGVFALGAIITSPDPFTMVVVAVPLSGFYLVSLGITRVVCHGKIKEVREENESLGVVEDGGIREGGDE
- the tatC gene encoding twin-arginine translocase subunit TatC, which produces MPPEDEELPLTAHIEEMVRRLLVVLFVISVGMLVVFYFSTEMIKTIWYNFLPNTEIRVYKPFGLILTRLKFSGMAGVAAAIPVLVYETFAFMKPGLYPNERRYYIAVVPVSVVLVGLGLVFSYFVALPVVFDYFLRYSEPVADSGLGLSETFSLILLLSLGLGVVFQIPLLIFLAVKMNVTSRDWLASKRIVVWLSFLSIAFVFAPDPTGMAAVVVAGTMVALFEITLFLLRFTSGSDSEKTSEASGA
- a CDS encoding GMP synthase subunit A: MTRIVIVDNGGQFTHLEGRAMRDLGVEHDIVDNSVPSKNVLTDDPDGIILSGGPSIEEAGNSRDYLSPDVQVPVLGICLGHQIIADEFGGVVGEGDYGGFADVEVEILEKEGLFEGFDDSISTWASHGDEVKELPDDFVKTATSEICEIEAMRHESLPLYGVQWHPEVSHTEMGLEVFENFVSLCE